CGGGCCCGGCTTCTTCGAGTGCCGCTGCGCCGACGACCGCCACGGATACAAGTGTCTGCGGGAGGTCTGCTCCTTTCCTGTTTTCTGGCGCTCTCCTCTCCCTTCTTGTCTCTTTTTCCAACGGCCCCTTCGTCCGTCTTGTCCCCCGCCAGGGCGACTTCCCAGCCGCGCAGGTCTTGGGCTCTCTGGCGGCCTCCACGTTGGCCCTTTCGCTCCTGCTGTGGTTCACCCAACGGCGAAAGGCCAAGTCGCTCTGAGCTCTGCCGAGTGTTGCCAAAATTCTTAGCTGCTCTTTTAGTAGGACTGGCGATATTTTCCCTCAGAatatgctttgttttgtttgtgtaaatAGATatgtagttttttgttttaaacagtgATCTCTGTTTCTCGGGGGGTCACACGGGGATTCCCCCAAAGAGGCTTTTGCTTCATTCCTGTTGCTTCAAACTTTTCAGAGCAGCGCAGATCCGTTCAGAAATTGAAGGAAATTTGAGAGCACGCGTCCATTATCAACTGTTACTGCGCCACAGCGGGTACAAAAAGATTGTATTTACGTACTACTGCGCTCGGCTTGTTGTCCTGTACACAACGGTTATGTTGGGGTACCTtcgtcagaaaaaaataaatcataactgACACAATTTGGATGTGCTCcttctccgtcttcccgatgcAGCGCAAACATGTCGGATCGGGACTCGCGATCGTGAGATCCTCAAAATGATGTCAACTCAGATGAGAAATGTTAATGTCTTGACATTATCTTTGATGATGTCAGTGCAATTTGAATTAAAAGCACCCAAAATGAACGGACGAAAGAAGCATTTCATCCTTCCGTTTTCTGTTGCGCTTCTCCTCACGCGGGTCGCGGCCATACATACCGTCTTAGAAATTCAAGTTTAACGTTACTCTTGACTTGCATTCGTTCCTGTGGCTATTCCTACCCGTGTGTCCATACGCTATTTGTTCGACTAAAATTGGAAATGTCTTTCAAAGTGACTGTGGCTCGAGGAAGGGGGTCCGGACCAGTTCCCGGAACATAAGCCGCCCAGTGAACCAGGGTTTACTTGGAAGATTTAGATTTCTGACCGACACGGCAGAATTTGACGGCAGCAGTGTAAGATTTTAATTGTCGGAACTGATCCGGGCGTCGTCGtaatttggaatttttgtgTATTGTTTAGGCCCCTCCCAAAAAGTCattcatttgaaacatttgagTCGTTCCATCAAGGCCCTAATCATCTAAAAAAACGCCAAGTCGGTTGGAAAGGGCTGGTCTTCATATATTTGACATATGTATTTATTCAGCGCACGCATGCTCAAAGGTGGTCGCACGCAATCGGCCTCACAGGTTGACGCTTTTAACGCGCAGCACGACGGGCACCGACGTGCACGGGATCATCCCCAGCTCGGTGATGACGACGTCCACGAAGTCGGGCGGCGTCACGTCGTACACCAGGTTGAGCAGGCCCAGCGAGCGGACGTCCTGCCAGCGCGCCAGCTGCGTCCTGCCCTTGCGAGTCACGATCAGGTTGTCGGGATCGTCTGCAAATACGTCGCCCGCGAGGTTACCGTTCAGATCCTCCTTTTTTCCGTTTGTCGCGGGGACTTCGGTCTGTGATGCCGCGGGAGTTACCCAGCTCGTTCGACACAAAGGAGTCCGTCTGCACCCTCTCGCAGAACTTGTAGGTCTCGCAGCACACCAGCACCAGCACGTTGAAGGCTTTGGCCACCAGGGCGATTTGGGACGTGCCCACGCGGGACATCATGTAACCGTTGGCCAGCAGCGCGTGGGCCCCCAACAAGACTTTGGACACCTACAGTACGCACACGACGCAAGTCAGGCGCCAGAATCTCCACTTTTCGACAAACGTCGGCCAACGGCGTAACGCGAGCGCAACAAAAATCAATTCAGTGCGCTCAAGCCAACCAAAGACAAAGCTGGACTTTCATCATCTTCCCCAAATTCCTTCTACGGGTTTTCCACACGTTCAATGTTGAGGCcgcaaaatgttttggtttctcTCCAACAATTCTCGGAACGTTTACAAGTTTGTTGTCAATGCTGCGAATTTGTCAATAAAGTCTAAACTATAAAAGGCAACGTGGCTTTGCACCAATAACGAgtgagaaaatacaaaattgagaTTGTCGTcgtcgcccccccccgcccccgagcGTGCAGTTGGGACCCCTGTTTACAATTGCACAATTTCTAAGTGAACGCGATTGGCCGAATGATTCGGGATGTCGGGGCAGCGCaaaggaggacgacgacgacgacgtcgtcGACGCCGCCCTCGTCGTCGTGGCCTCAACGTCAACTGGAAAAAATATCTCGCGTGGCTCACCTCGGGCAGAACGTAGGAGATGACGGAGACGAGGACGTAGGTGCAGCCGACGCCCCGCCGGACGAGCCGCCGCAGGGCCTCGCGGCCCTCCAGCCTCGGCCGGCTGTCCGCCACGATCACGCGGAACTTGCGGCCCGCCCGGGAGGCCTCGCAAAGGATGCGGTCGACCAGCGACGAGCtgcgcgggggtgggggggggggggggttataggAAGTGAGACGGGGAAGCGGCCCGCGACGTCCGCCTTACCATCCGTAGATGAGGATGACGTCGCCGTCGCTGATCTTCTCGATGGCGATCTCGGCGATGGCTTTGGCCGCCAGGATGATCTTTTCCTTGACGTAGGAGTCGATGCACCCCAGCAGCTTGCTCTTGGCCTGCGAGGAACACCGCCATCTTAGTGAGTTGCTGGATTGATTTGTGTCAATTTCATAGATGTGTGGGAGGCTAAAAGATTTGTCGCGGGGCCACGACCAGTCGCGGCATCTATCTGAGGAAACTTGGACGACGAGGCTGAACGATCACCTCGTCTTCCTTGCAGTGGCTCGGAATGTTGGCGATCTCCTTCTTGAGGTATTTGATTGAATTACCCATGCTGGCCGACAGGGGGCGACATTGGTTCAAGAAACTGTAGGAAAAAGGAGATTCAAAATAGAATATTGTCATGTGACTGAGCATG
This genomic window from Syngnathoides biaculeatus isolate LvHL_M chromosome 23, ASM1980259v1, whole genome shotgun sequence contains:
- the eif2b4 gene encoding translation initiation factor eIF-2B subunit delta isoform X2, which codes for MDDNGASDESGKKADIERSKSEGKELSKEEKQRLRKEKKQQKKNKDKKDEAAKPDGGAGAPSPSHKSPSSAPGADAPVAPVEPAKGKAEPTAEKRPRRDSDRSSKKRDGGQQQAAASVAKPKVPPGELQPVVKRLPEHVQVDDPVVVKKWAKKLERQQIPLRSDYGYKVSLFSHLHQYSRKAPLTQQVSIPSSVIHPAIVRLGLRYSEGIVTGSNARAVALLHTFKQVIRDYTTPPTEDLARDLINKLKPYISFLNQCRPLSASMGNSIKYLKKEIANIPSHCKEDEAKSKLLGCIDSYVKEKIILAAKAIAEIAIEKISDGDVILIYGCSSLVDRILCEASRAGRKFRVIVADSRPRLEGREALRRLVRRGVGCTYVLVSVISYVLPEVSKVLLGAHALLANGYMMSRVGTSQIALVAKAFNVLVLVCCETYKFCERVQTDSFVSNELDDPDNLIVTRKGRTQLARWQDVRSLGLLNLVYDVTPPDFVDVVITELGMIPCTSVPVVLRVKSVNL
- the eif2b4 gene encoding translation initiation factor eIF-2B subunit delta isoform X1, with product MVCGERLYPDESGKKADIERSKSEGKELSKEEKQRLRKEKKQQKKNKDKKDEAAKPDGGAGAPSPSHKSPSSAPGADAPVAPVEPAKGKAEPTAEKRPRRDSDRSSKKRDGGQQQAAASVAKPKVPPGELQPVVKRLPEHVQVDDPVVVKKWAKKLERQQIPLRSDYGYKVSLFSHLHQYSRKAPLTQQVSIPSSVIHPAIVRLGLRYSEGIVTGSNARAVALLHTFKQVIRDYTTPPTEDLARDLINKLKPYISFLNQCRPLSASMGNSIKYLKKEIANIPSHCKEDEAKSKLLGCIDSYVKEKIILAAKAIAEIAIEKISDGDVILIYGCSSLVDRILCEASRAGRKFRVIVADSRPRLEGREALRRLVRRGVGCTYVLVSVISYVLPEVSKVLLGAHALLANGYMMSRVGTSQIALVAKAFNVLVLVCCETYKFCERVQTDSFVSNELDDPDNLIVTRKGRTQLARWQDVRSLGLLNLVYDVTPPDFVDVVITELGMIPCTSVPVVLRVKSVNL